The Cytobacillus sp. NJ13 sequence TTTTGCTATATTTGCGATGAGTTTCGATATTCTGTTAGGATATACCGGAATCGTATCTTTTGGGCATTGTATGTTCTTTGGAATAGGTGCTTATAGTACGGCCATTATTTTTAATCATATGGAGGCAACTCTGCCAAACTTTTTAATAGGATTGGTTATAGGCATCCTTCTGTCCGCTTTAGTTAGCTATATCATTGGTTTATTATCACTAAGGCTCAAAAGCCACTTTTATGCCATGCTGACACTGGCTGTCTCCCAGCTGTTCCTTGTCCTGGCAGAAAAGTGGAGAGGACTGACGCATGGCGGTGACGGATTTACATTCAGTGTGCCTGACGTATTCAAAGACCGTACTTCCTTCTATTATATTACGCTCTTCAGTGTGGCCGTTGTTTTCATCCTGCTGAAGCTTTTCACAGAATCGTCCACTGGCAAAGTGTTAAAAGCTATTTCACAGAATGAATATCGCGCAGAAGCATTAGGGTATAAATCGCTTCATTATAAACTGATTGCCAGCGTAACGGCAGGTGTGGCAGCTTCCTTCAGCGGGGCTCTATATGCAGTGTCACTGAGGTTCATCAATACCAATGTCTTTTCCATTGAAGTCACGCTCGATGCTCTTTTAATGACGATGATCGGAGGACTGGGAACCCTGGCTGGTGCCATAGCAGGAGCGGGGATCATCGAATTCTTAAGACATTATCTTTCAGAGCTTGCGATGACTTACCCCATTTTCGAAAGATGGACGATTATCCTCGGGTTCTTATATATAGTGGTGCTGCTTGGATTCCCTTCCGGTTTCGCAGGATTTATTAAAAAGTTCACATTGAAAAAGGGGAGGAAGGAGAAGAAGAAAAGAGAAGTGGAGCGGGCAGCTTAGTGTGAAATAAAAAAACCTTGCCATCATGGGTAAGGTTTTTGTTAATTGCAAAAACACTTATCATTTTTTGCCATATGGAATAGAGGTTCAATATCATAACCAGGATCAGCTGCCAGTTCGGCAGCTTTTTTTCTTCTATTAAAAGGGAGTTTAGTTTAAGGAGAGTACTTACATAATAATAAGTGTGTTGCTAGGTAAAAGTGAAAGCTATTTTCAAGGTGACAAATATTTTACTGCCCTTTAAAAGGGGATTATAGGAAGAGAATGTGAACACATAAAGAGACATGGTTAGGGGATTGAAGAGAATGGCGACATCTATAGAGAGGCTATTATGGAGTATTGCACTTCCTGGTTTTGGGCAATTTTTAAATGGAAAACTAATAAAGGGAATGGTTATTGTATTTTTAGAGTTCCTTATAAATGTACAAGCGAATTTCAACGGGGTCATTATTTCAAGTTTTCATGGAGATATTGAAAACGCAATCGCAGAAACCGATTATTTGTGGCTGATGTTTTACCCTT is a genomic window containing:
- a CDS encoding branched-chain amino acid ABC transporter permease; translated protein: MMLFMLLFPFVNDSRSTLILLTQIFIFAIFAMSFDILLGYTGIVSFGHCMFFGIGAYSTAIIFNHMEATLPNFLIGLVIGILLSALVSYIIGLLSLRLKSHFYAMLTLAVSQLFLVLAEKWRGLTHGGDGFTFSVPDVFKDRTSFYYITLFSVAVVFILLKLFTESSTGKVLKAISQNEYRAEALGYKSLHYKLIASVTAGVAASFSGALYAVSLRFINTNVFSIEVTLDALLMTMIGGLGTLAGAIAGAGIIEFLRHYLSELAMTYPIFERWTIILGFLYIVVLLGFPSGFAGFIKKFTLKKGRKEKKKREVERAA